AACTCTGCTGGAAGATTTTGAAAAGCAAATGATAGAACGAAGCGCTCTAAAGGTTCTAGATTCAGCTCTGGCAGCTAAGTTATTGCATTCTGAGTCTGTATTACATGATGGAGATATGCCAAGAGGACGTGGAATATAAGTGTCTAAAAGCATATTTAGTAAATTCTAGATATGCTTATTTTGTTTTCATTACACTATTTATACATAAAATAGTTAATATGAATGTATTTTATCTTCTGATTATTTTTTATGATTGAAGTTATAAAGTCTGTTTTTCAATATTTTCCCAATTTACTTCTAGCAGTTGTAGTTGGACTGGTTGGACTTCAATTACTATTGCGTATATTTGGAAAAAGATCTCTCGCAAAAATAGATTGAATAGATTTCGCTTCCACGATTGCCATTTGATCTGTCCTTGCAACCATGATGGTGAGTGAAACGACATCTGTATTACGATGAATCTCAGTTATTGCTATTATATTAGCTACTCAGTCGGCTATTTTGCTTATGTATAAGTATGTTCCAAGCATAAAGTCTATTTTTGCTAATTCTCCATATATGCTTATAGAAAATGGAAAAATACTACAATCAAACCTAGATTCATCAAATCTTACGAAAGAGAATCTCATGGAGCAATTAAGAATAGCATGAGTACGACATATCCATGATGTTGACGCGTGCGTATTTGAAACCACTGGTGATATTTCTGTCATCAAAAAATCTGATCAGTCATCTGATCTAATTGACGAAGAACTATTCAGTTGAGTAAAGAGATAATTTCAAATTCTTGTTTAGATCTAAGTATCTACTTACTAAAAAACACATAGAATAATTGGCTTAAATATAAATTAGGAATATAATATATATTCCTAATTTATGAGAACTCTATGATACAAAATATTAAAAAACTTCTTCTTTCACCTTTATTTTATCTCTGATTTATAGTCTGAGCTGCAATAATCCTGTTCCCAAGCTTGTATTTCACGAATTCAGAGCTCATTATTTGAAATTTGGGCTATAAATATTATATTACAGAAACTATTCTTACGTATACTATTGCCTTACTCTTTGGTATATTTTTCGGATCAACTCTCTATAAAATAAAAACATTTTCAGCTTGAAACTCTTGAGTGGGAGTTGTTGGATGATTCCTAGGTATACTTGTTGCTGGATGTCCCGCTTGTTCAATTACCTTGGCTTCTTATATTTGACTCGCTAGTATAGTCTCCGTATTTCCATTTTATGGTATGGAACTTAAATTTGCATCTATCCTATTCCTGCTCTACGCAAACTACTCTATAATAAAGGATTTAAGTGTATGTAAGATAAAAAAATAATATCTCAGTTGAGATATTATTTTTTTTATCTATTTTCAAATATATTATTGAGTCGTAATATCTTTCAGAAAAGCGAGTGCGTTGAGAAGATCGAGCTCAGAAGTTACTTCGTCTGCATATTCAATATACTGTATAACATTATTTTCATCAACAATCATAATAGATCGAGTCAGGAGTCCATAATCCTCCATGTAGAGACTATTTTGTTTCCCAAATTCTCGAGTCCGCGCGTCACTCATAACCTGGAGATTTTCTATTTTATTAGCAGCGCAAAATCTTTGTAGTGCAAAGGGAGTGTCATTAGAAATAACAATAAATGTCACATCCTCAAATTCTCCTGCAGCAAATTCTAATTGTTGAGTTTGTAAAGTACAAACAGGTGTATCTAGCGAAGGAACGGTTTCTATGAGTTTATAACCAGAGTAATCGTTGATGGATCCAGTTCATACTGTATCAAAAAAATCAGCTCGTTTGTCTAATGCTATGTCAGTAAGTACGTCTCATACAATGAGTTTGTCTCCACTGAGTTGTATCTCATTTCCATTTACGGTGATAGGATTTGAGTTATCAACTTGTGTAAATATAGCAGGTATCTCAAAACTCATAGTAGACTTAGATTCTACTACTTCATCAGTGCAAGCTATGAGACTTATACTTAGAAGTGATAATACGGCTACATGTTTCATCATCTATTAGTATTAGAGTGTAAATTTATAATATTGTAATGAGATTTATAAATACATAAAATTTAAAATTTACTTGAAGCTTACCGTGTTCTTATGTAAAAAATTACAGTTGATATTTGAAATACTCGGAATATAATATGGATATGAAAAAAATAATAACATCTTTGTTCACTCTTTGATTGTTCATGGCATTTCTCCTCGTGCCTATTTTTTTGATGTTACAAAGTGCTCATATGAATCATTGAGATGTAAATAACAACAATTGTATCTCGCATTGTCTTGTCTCAACAGATTCAATTCAAGAAAGTACAGTTAATAGCTTGTTTGTGTATCAAGAGTTTATAATCTCTGTTACAGTATTTCATTCTCTCTTGAAGCAAGATATTTTTATATCTGCTTTTCTTATATTTTTTCTCATCTTTGCCCCTCCAAATGTATGGAGAGTCATTAAAAACTATCAATATCACTCTTTAGTTTGAGTGGTTAAACTACTCAATTAAATATAATACTCAATTCATGCTATCCTTTTTAGAAGCGTATTTTTTAGGTATTATTTTTTAAATCAAGCGAAAATGAATAAAAATTATATATTATATTCTATAATTTGAGTATTAATACTTATTATAGGAGCGGGTGCAAGCTATATATTTATGTCACATATGAATATGAATATGGAAGGTATGGATATGGAAAATGGAATGAACATGTGAACTGACACATTTCCTTGATATGACCAAGGGATGGCAGATCATTGTGTTATGATGGCAGAAATGGCTGGATGTGAGCCATATAATGAACTAAGAAATAAAAATGCATCAGGAGATCCTATGAAAATGGATACTTCATTTATGGATATAGATCCAGCAACTCTTCCAGATGCTCGAAAAGTTGAAACCGTAGAACTCAAAGATGGAGATAGCTATAAAATGGAAGTGACACTTGTGAAAAAAGATATAGGAAACAATAGTGTTACCATGCTCGCTTATAATGGCTCAGTTCCTGGACCAATTCTCAAGGCTCCAACGGGTGCTAAAATAAATGTAGAGTTTGTAAATTCTGTTCCTTGACTTGAAACAACGCTGCATTCGCATGGATTACGATGAGATTACACGATGGATGGAGTACCAAAGGATATGGGTGGAACACAAGATGTTATGAATACGTGAGATAGTTTTACATACGTACTAGATTTTCCAGATACAGGAGTATTTTGGTACCACCCTCACGTTCGTGAAGATATGCAACAAGAACTTGGTTTATACGGAAATTTTATTGCTGAACCAACTTCAGCTGATTTTTATAATCCAGTCAATAAAGAATCTACTATCATCTTGGATGATATCCTTATGGAAAATGATAAAATAGCGAATCTACCAGATGATTTTGCGAACTATGCGATTATGGGAAGATTTGGAAATACTATGCTCATTAATGGTGAGACAGACTTCAAACTTCAAGCAAATGCTTGAGATGTGCAAAGACTCTATCTCACGAATGTTGCAAATACCAGAGTATTTAACTTTGAAATACCAGGCGCGAAGATGAAACTCGTTTGAGGAGATATTGGAAAATATGAAAAGGAAGTATTTATTGATTCAGTTATTATTGCTCCAGCTGAGAGATATATTGTAGAAGTATATTTTCCTAATAGTTGAAACTTTGATATGCAAAATACGAAACCAGAAAGTATTTCAAAACTGTGAACGGTAGTAGTTGCGGAGAACAAGACTTGAACTCCTAATACAAACATTGTTGCAGCATTTAATAACCTTAGAACGAATAATGACGTTGTTACAGATATTGATACCTATAGAAAGTTCTTTGATGGTCCAGTTGATAAAAAAATAGAGCTCGATATTGATATGATGGGTATGAATATGAATATGATGTGAGAAGATGATGATCATGGATGAATAGAATGGGAAGACAATATGGTTCAAATGAATAAAATGCATACTTCTGGAATGCTAGATTGGAAAATTATTGAACCATCTACTTGAAAAAGTAATATGGATATAAATTGGAACTTTAAAGTGTGAGATGTTGTAAAAGTCAGAATCCAAAATAATGCTGATGGAGATCATCCAATGCAACATCCGATTCATTTTCATGGTCAAAGATTTTTGGTGATAGATGAAAATGGAACAAAATCTAATAACTTAGTTTGGAAGGATACTGTTCTCGTAAAAAAAGGTGAGTATGTAGATATTCTTATTGATATGAGTAACCCAGGAAAATGGATGGCACACTGTCATATTGCTGAACATCTTTCATCTCGTATGATGATGAACTTTACCGTCAGTGAATAGTTTTTATTTACTAATAAAAAATATGAAGATATATAAAATTTTAATTATTTCTTTATTTCTCTTTCTGTTGTGATCTTGTAGTTTTGAAAAAGACACATCCAGTGAGAGTAAAAACGATATATGAAAAACTATTTCAAGTAACAATATAAGTGAAATAGTGAATGATAATATTTCTAAAAACAATTCCTCTGAGATTGAAATCTCACAGGATAATAGTTCTCAAAAAATTATAACATTAGATGCTACAAAGTGGCAGTACTCTAGTGATGAAATATATATAAATTCTGGAAATAACGTTACGATAAATGTGAACAATATTGATACACTTCATTGAATCGCAATTCCTGATTTAATGCTCGTATGAAAAGAAAATATAGAATTCCAGATTGATGAACCGTGAGAATATGTATATAGATGTGCTTATTATTGTTGAGATGGTCATGAAGATATGACCTGAGTGATCACTGTTGAATAATTTATTTTTATTAATCTAGATATGGAGAAAAAGATTTTTAGTGCTTCTTTTGAAGAATCAGCACTAGCGCCACTGTATGTTTTACTTATTATAATTTGAGTCCTCAGTATATTGTTAACATATTTATTCCCATCAAATACTTTTATGATGTATTTAATGGGAGTCTGGTTTTGAGCTTTTTGAGTAATGAAACTTTATAGTATTCAAGATTTTGTAAAAAACTTTAGTCAATATGATTTCATTGCCCAAAAAATACCTACATATTGATATGTGCATCCATTCATTGAAATTATTCTTTGAATAGTATACATCTTTGATACACAAATGAAGTATACTACGATAGCAAATATAGTGGGAATTATTATTTCTGGTTTATGAATTGCGAGTGCGCATCGAGTGGTAGCTTCAAGAAAAAATATATACTGTGCCTGTATGGGAACATACTGGAAACTCCCGATGACGAAGGTGACAATTATTGAAAATACTGTTATGCTTTGAATGATACTATCAATGATACTATTTCCTAGTCTCATGATGAACATGTAATACTTACTAAATAATGAAAATATTATGAATAAATATGGATACACAAGAGAAGTAAATATAAGTTTTGAAGAGGCGATAGATGGTCTTACACATACATTACAAGAACAAGGATTTTGAGTATTATCTCATATAGATATTCAAGAAAAAATGAAAGAAAAACTTTGAGAGAATATGGATAAATACGTTATTTTATGAGCTTGTAATCCAAAACTTGCATTTGAGGCTCTTA
This genomic interval from Candidatus Gracilibacteria bacterium contains the following:
- a CDS encoding DUF421 domain-containing protein; this translates as MIEVIKSVFQYFPNLLLAVVVGLVGLQLLLRIFGKRSLAKIDGIDFASTIAIGSVLATMMVSETTSVLRGISVIAIILATQSAILLMYKYVPSIKSIFANSPYMLIENGKILQSNLDSSNLTKENLMEQLRIAGVRHIHDVDACVFETTGDISVIKKSDQSSDLIDEELFSGVKR
- the tpx gene encoding thiol peroxidase, producing MMKHVAVLSLLSISLIACTDEVVESKSTMSFEIPAIFTQVDNSNPITVNGNEIQLSGDKLIVGDVLTDIALDKRADFFDTVGTGSINDYSGYKLIETVPSLDTPVCTLQTQQLEFAAGEFEDVTFIVISNDTPFALQRFCAANKIENLQVMSDARTREFGKQNSLYMEDYGLLTRSIMIVDENNVIQYIEYADEVTSELDLLNALAFLKDITTQ
- a CDS encoding multicopper oxidase family protein, coding for MNKNYILYSIIGVLILIIGAGASYIFMSHMNMNMEGMDMENGMNMGTDTFPGYDQGMADHCVMMAEMAGCEPYNELRNKNASGDPMKMDTSFMDIDPATLPDARKVETVELKDGDSYKMEVTLVKKDIGNNSVTMLAYNGSVPGPILKAPTGAKINVEFVNSVPGLETTLHSHGLRGDYTMDGVPKDMGGTQDVMNTGDSFTYVLDFPDTGVFWYHPHVREDMQQELGLYGNFIAEPTSADFYNPVNKESTIILDDILMENDKIANLPDDFANYAIMGRFGNTMLINGETDFKLQANAGDVQRLYLTNVANTRVFNFEIPGAKMKLVGGDIGKYEKEVFIDSVIIAPAERYIVEVYFPNSGNFDMQNTKPESISKLGTVVVAENKTGTPNTNIVAAFNNLRTNNDVVTDIDTYRKFFDGPVDKKIELDIDMMGMNMNMMGEDDDHGGIEWEDNMVQMNKMHTSGMLDWKIIEPSTGKSNMDINWNFKVGDVVKVRIQNNADGDHPMQHPIHFHGQRFLVIDENGTKSNNLVWKDTVLVKKGEYVDILIDMSNPGKWMAHCHIAEHLSSRMMMNFTVSE
- a CDS encoding DUF302 domain-containing protein produces the protein MNKYGYTREVNISFEEAIDGLTHTLQEQGFGVLSHIDIQEKMKEKLGENMDKYVILGACNPKLAFEALSSEIEIGLLLPCNVIVYESDSKVFISAIVPSVALSVVENNNLQTMAETAETKLKLAVDNV